A DNA window from Solanum lycopersicum chromosome 3, SLM_r2.1 contains the following coding sequences:
- the LOC101243681 gene encoding DNA polymerase delta small subunit: protein MVSTEVDSEKNLLHRKQSVYQSLDESFGIQKEVYRGQQYSQIYFARLHLMRTLLYSIIPNWKPHLPVCTVLGLEEGKECIIVGTLYKHMKLKPSILDEYSKERSASPLVQRHNFMHLDDNLVLEDESGRVKLSGCLLPSTYVTGNIIALHGKETSAGEFFVEDALEAGLPQQIEQPIQLGEDKYVVFISGLSVGRSSSNPLQFQLLVDHITGHLGDEKEQNIAAQIVQVVIAGNSVEVPHGLLNGQNLGSKDQSRLFEPIKELDILLTQIAASIPLDIMPGSSDPANFSLPQQPLHRCLFPGSSAYNTFRSCTNPHCFELDNIRFLGTSGQNIDDLGKYSEANNNIDFMERTLRWRHLAPTAPNTLGCYPFTDRDPFYIETCPHVYFVGNRDKYESRLIKGSEGQMVMLICIPRFAETGVAVVLNIRNLECHTLSFATQINS, encoded by the exons ATGGTATCAACGGAAGTTGATTCAGAGAAGAACCTTCTCCACCGAAAACAATCAGTTTACCAATCTTTG GACGAGAGTTTTGGGATTCAGAAGGAGGTTTACAGGGGTCAACAATACAGCCAAATATATTTTGCTAGGCTCCATTTGATGCGAACTCTCCTTTACTCTATCATTCCCAATTGGAAACCCCATTTACCTG TCTGTACTGTTCTAGGATTAGAGGAAGGCAAAGAATGCATTATAGTTGGGACACTCTACAAGCACATGAAGCTTAAACCTTCTATTCTGGATGAGTACTCTAAGGAG AGATCTGCTTCACCACTTGTACAACGTCATAACTTTATGCACCTAGATGATAATTTAGTTCTGGAAGATGAGAGCGGAAGAGTCAAACTAAGTGGTTGTTTGCTGCCGTCTACATATGTAACAG GAAATATTATTGCATTGCATGGAAAAGAAACTAGTGCAGGTGAATTTTTTGTTGAAGATGCTCTAGAGGCTGGCCTACCACAACAGATAGAGCAGCCAATTCAACTAG GTGAAGATAAATATGTGGTTTTCATCTCTGGTTTGAGTGTTGGAAGAAGCTCTTCTAATCCTCTCCAATTTCAACTTTTAGTTGATCACATTACTGGACATTTAGGAGATGAGAAG gaacaaaatattGCAGCTCAAATAGTTCAAGTTGTTATTGCTGGAAACTCTGTTGAAGTTCCTCATGGACTTCTCAACGGACAG AATTTGGGGTCAAAGGACCAGTCCAGATTGTTTGAGCCAATTAAAGAGCTTGATATTTTGTTAACTCAG ATTGCAGCAAGTATACCTTTGGATATCATGCCAGGGTCCAGTGATCCAGCAAATTTCTCCCTCCCTCAGCAG CCTCTCCATAGATGCCTTTTCCCTGGATCATCAGCGTATAACACTTTCAGATCTTGCACGAATCCACATTGTTTTGAACTTGACAACATCAG GTTCCTAGGTACATCTGGTCAAAATATTGATGATCTTGGCAAGTATTCGGAGGCAAACAACAATATTGACTTTATGGAGAGAACATTGAGGTGGAGACACCTAGCACCAACAGCACCAAATACCCTTG GTTGCTATCCCTTCACTGATAGGGATCCTTTCTATATCGAAACATGTCCTCATGTTTATTTTGTTGGCAACCGGGATAAATATGAATCTCGCTTGATAAAAG GATCAGAAGGACAGATGGTAATGCTTATTTGCATTCCTAGATTTGCAGAGACTGGAGTTGCAGTGGTG